A portion of the Pseudorasbora parva isolate DD20220531a chromosome 1, ASM2467924v1, whole genome shotgun sequence genome contains these proteins:
- the f13a1b gene encoding coagulation factor XIII A chain — MATPPVPAMTDQEARENPLPAASPAVRPKRVSHRGRSAGAKVSSNQQEGKMEEFEAFMLLPRGPPPLNEYLDICGVDMLKGPQEVNKQGHHTYLYSSDRLIVRRAQEFQIKITFDRPYKPAEDKFAVEFVIGPSPQYSKGTYIPVFPTAERQSIWRGRVIETSEKVVTMGITASPECIVGKYMMYIGVVTPYGIRRTTRDPSREVYILFNPWSSADPVFMDDEEEREECVMNELGIIYHGAYDDVSERAWNYGQFEFGVLDACLFILDKADMPLSNRGDVIKVTRIASAMLNSRDDDGVLVGNWSGDYTYGVPPTSWTGSAEILLDYAGSKGTPVCYAQCWVYAAVFNTFLRSLGIPSRVVTNFFSAHDNDGNLKMDIILDENGKLDRNRTKDSIWNYHCWNECYMARPDLPSGFGGWQVVDATPQETSDGMFRCGPASVAAVKHGQICYPFDAPFVFAEVNSDVVFYGRRKDGTLEVVKVNATHVGRMVLTKAVLHDGRRDITNQYKFAEGSPEERRVLEKAEEFGCQREKASLPQGDVDVEIPNLEVRVGDSFDVILQFNNRSDQRRTVDVYITGSVVYYTGVLSGEVVFKTPKVKLEPLQSKEEKVLVRGEDYMHKLVEQGNIHFIATGKIKETGQIITAMKVITMHNPKLIVTVIGSPKVSEDMFVSVEFTNPFKFDLKDVDLRMEGPGIMALKRKKYSLIAPGSSITWEETFNPRRAGSTKMMASLDCAALRQVYGETELTIQP, encoded by the exons ATGGCCACCCCACCAGTACCTGCCATGACTGATCAAGAGGCCCGAGAGAACCCGCTCCCCGCCGCCTCACCTGCCGTACGCCCCAAACGCGTGTCCCACCGCGGACGCAGTGCGGGAGCCAAAGTCAGCTCGAATCAACAAGAGGGGAAGATGGAGGAGTTTGAGGCCTTCATGTTACTGCCCAGAGGACCACCACCACTCAATG AGTATCTTGATATCTGCGGTGTTGACATGCTCAAAGGACCTCAAGAGGTTAATAAACAAGGGCACCACACGTACCTGTACTCCAGCGACCGCCTCATCGTGCGTCGGGCTCAAGAGTTCCAGATCAAGATCACCTTCGATCGGCCCTACAAACCGGCCGAAGACAAGTTTGCTGTTGAGTTTGTCATAG GACCAAGTCCTCAGTACAGCAAGGGCACCTATATTCCCGTCTTCCCCACTGCGGAGCGCCAGAGCATCTGGAGGGGTCGGGTCATAGAGACCAGCGAAAAAGTTGTCACGATGGGAATCACAGCCTCACCAGAGTGCATTGTGGGAAAGTACATGATGTATATCGGTGTGGTGACGCCCTATGGCATCCGCAGGACCACCAGGGACCCGAGCAGGGAGGTCTACATCCTTTTTAACCCATGGTCATCAG CTGATCCTGTGTTCATGGATGACGAGGAGGAGCGTGAAGAGTGTGTTATGAACGAGCTGGGGATCATCTATCATGGAGCATATGACGATGTGTCGGAACGCGCCTGGAACTACGGACAG tTTGAGTTTGGTGTCCTGGATGCTTGTCTGTTCATTCTGGATAAAGCAGATATGCCGCTGTCCAATCGTGGGGATGTTATTAAAGTGACCCGCATTGCCTCGGCCATG CTGAACTCCCGCGATGACGACGGCGTGTTGGTGGGAAACTGGAGTGGAGATTATACATACGGCGTCCCGCCGACGTCCTGGACCGGCAGCGCGGAGATCCTCCTGGACTACGCTGGCAGCAAAGGGACGCCCGTCTGCTACGCCCAGTGCTGGGTCTACGCCGCCGTCTTCAACACCT TTTTGCGTAGTCTTGGGATCCCCAGCAGGGTCGTGACAAACTTCTTCTCGGCCCACGACAATGACGGCAACCTGAAGATGGACATCATTCTGGACGAAAATGGAAAACTGGACCGGAACCGCACCAAGGATTCCATCTG GAATTATCATTGCTGGAACGAGTGCTACATGGCGAGACCCGATCTGCCTTCTGGCTTCGGAGGGTGGCAGGTTGTGGATGCTACGCCACAGGAGACAAGCGATG GTATGTTCAGGTGTGGACCTGCATCAGTAGCTGCCGTAAAACACGGCCAGATCTGCTACCCGTTTGATGCCCCCTTTGTGTTCGCTGAG GTGAACAGTGACGTGGTTTTCTATGGTAGACGTAAAGACGGCACTCTGGAagttgtgaaggtgaatgccaCTCACGTGGGCCGTATGGTGCTGACCAAAGCCGTGCTTCACGACGGACGCAGAGACATCACCAATCAATACAAGTTCGCTGAAG GAAGCCCAGAGGAGCGGCGTGTGCTGGAGAAGGCGGAGGAGTTCGGCTGTCAGAGGGAGAAAGCTTCTCTTCCTCAGGGGGATGTGGATGTGGAGATCCCTAATCTGGAAGTTCGAGTGGGAGACAGCTTTGACGTGATTCTGCAGTTTAACAACCGCAGCGACCAGCGGCGCACTGTGGACGTCTACATTACTGGGAGTGTGGTCTATTACACCGGAGTCCTGAGCGGCGAGGTCGTGTTTAAAACTCCCAAAGTGAAACTAGAGCCACTGCAGA GTAAGGAAGAGAAAGTGTTGGTTCGGGGTGAGGACTACATGCACAAACTGGTGGAGCAGGGAAACATCCACTTCATCGCTACAGGAAAGATTAAAGAGACGGGACAGATCATAACAGCGATGAAAGTCATCACAATGCACAACCCCAAACTCATAGTGACG GTAATCGGTTCTCCAAAAGTGAGTGAGGACATGTTTGTGTCTGTCGAGTTCACCAACCCGTTTAAGTTCGATCTGAAGGATGTGGATCTGCGTATGGAGGGTCCTGGAATCATGGCCTTAAAACGCAAGAAATACAG CCTCATTGCTCCAGGCTCCTCTATAACGTGGGAGGAGACCTTCAATCCCCGGCGGGCCGGCTCTACTAAAATGATGGCCAGTCTGGACTGCGCTGCTCTCAGACAGGTTTATGGAGAGACTGAGCTCACCATCCAACCATGA